ACATTGGAACCAATTACGCTCAATGGGAGAAGCTAAGAACCTGCTTCAATATATGTTTACTGCTGCTTCAGAAGCAAGGTGACATATTGAAACCTTAAAAggatttttttgttattaaaatagataCTGTTATTAGTGATAATATGCTGGGGGTTATAGTAATGTCAATATTTATCTGTGACAGGTGCCAACTTTGGGATAAAGATATGGAGATGAAGGACCTAAAAGACCAATTGAATGAGCTTGTAGCCCTACTGCGAGAAAGTGAGGCCCAGCGGAAAGAACTTGTGAAGGAGCAAAAGCTGAGAGAACAAGCTGTTGCCATTGCCCTAGCTACATCATCTTTGGTGAGAATATCCACTGATCCTTAATTATAAGCCAAGTCTTCTTTAAATTCTAAGCTTGCGCATCAATTGTGATATCCTACCTTCTTATTGAAGTCAATTGAACATAAAAATCCTATGGAATTTAATATCAAGTTAACTATCATAGTATAGCATGTGGCTAAAAGACCTTGTGTTAGTTTATTGCTTGTTAGTTCATACAGCATCATATCTGGTTATTTAATGCATGCATcttcaataatattttgaaatgtGGGAGAGAAATCATCGCTGTTTTCCAGAAATATCTTGATTTATTGCACTCTATTGTCCAGCTTGGGGCATTGGCCTTAAGTTCATTTGTGTCAAGGCACCAGCCTTTTTGATTATTGTTAAGGGCCTAGGTGCCAAAGCACTATTGGATGGGAAGTATTTTCTGAGAGTTGGACCATGTTCTGTTAAATAGGAAAagtgaattttcttttagttaaaaAGAAGAGCCAATGCTACTGTATTTACACTTCTGAGTGAAAATCAACAGGGTAACTCGCGCAATTCATCTAAGCACTATGCAGACGATCTGAGTGGTCCATTGTCTCCAATTTCACTTCCGGCACCGAAGCAACTGAAATTTTCACCTGGGATTGTTAATGGGTCTGTCAGAGAATCAGTGGCCTTTATAGATCAGACACGGAAGGTGACTCCCTTCCttcaaactttttctttgattgtgGCCTTCCATgtgaataagaaaattaaggtACTCTCAGTGCAGATGGTACCAGTTGGGCAGATGTCAATGAAGAAACTGGTAACTGTTGGGCAAACTGGAAAGCTCTGGAGGTGGAAGCGGAGTCATCATCAGTGGCTGCTTCAGTTCAAATGGAAATGGCAGAAGCCATGGAAGCTTTCAGAATGGATAAAACACAGTGATGAGACAATCATGAGATCAAGGCCTCGCTCCCTGGCCCTTATTGATATGATATGAGAACTTAACTTTCACTAGCTTTCTGACTGCTGTATGTACAACTTGATTGCCCTCAATGATCCAATACAGAGCTGATTGGGACCTAGAACAAGTGAAGGTACTCtacttttcttctctttttttttttttttttctgtccATATCTTAATATTATCAAGTCTGATGCCTGCAGAACAAAAACAATTACTTCATGCTTAGTGAATACCATTTCTTGTTAGCTCATGACCTAAAAGCGTGCAAGGCCCAGCACCGTAAAGTGGATCATCCACTTTTTCttctatattttctatatgtcTAGTTACTTGAAACATTATGCTGCTTCTGCATATACCTATTTATTAGCAATCTAGCTTGATCACTTAGCTAGTAGCAGCAGTTACATATCAACTAGGCCAGTCCCAGTTGCCATCTTATGAACAAAATTGGTTGTTTTACTGGTTAAAATGCAGACATGTTGTACATTGGGAAGGTGTTCTGCATGGTCCTACTGGCATGAGAATATCAAACGGGGTGATTCTGTCTTTGGACTTGGACTGGTAATCTTTACATCCAAGGATCTGGTTATGCTAATGACCTCTAAATGAGGTTCTGGAAAATGATCGAGTGGTCGAGTGAGTGCACATGGCCATGCATAACGGAAAAAATTGGCTCTTGATTTGTATTGCACGGCATGATATTGTAGATTTTGTTTGTTAATTCTTTTCATGTTCTTGGCATGATAATTGATGAGGAAATGATGCCAAGTGTAGGTTTTGTGTAAAAGAAGTTTGCTATTTTCACGTACatattgtgatttttttttgagttatatattaatttttcaatttaggaTAATTTGTTTTCTCTAGATTATCGATTTCCCCATTTCACCAGTAAGTTGAAttgaagaaaggaaagaaagacaATGGTTAATTAAACCAATTATGATTAGGTTCTGTAAGATCAGGTTGTGACAGAATTCAATCTCCATGAACTCGGAGCCTGCAAAACCTTGGGCAAAGTGCAACCTTCTTCATTGTCAATGATATATAGTTATCAACTCATCCAACTTGTTCGCCAGCCTGTATCGTACAGCTATTGGCCTTCCCCAACTGAAACCATTACCATAAACATCAAACGGGGTTGAGCTGCTAATGCTCAATGTGTTTCGATGTTATTAGATTAGGTTATTTATCCATGTCTTTCAGCTTCTCTTTCGTGCAGTCAGCAACCATCTCGTTCATCTCTACAACTTTGTTCAATCTAGTAGCGCTCTTCCTTTTGTTGTCGCTGTACCACCCTTTTTGCAGTTCCCAAATACACTTTGGTGATAAATATCGAGCAGAGATAACTATCTTGTTCAGGATCAAGGTGTTGACAACTTCGGATTACTGATTGCCAAACATGAGCCAAGAGTGATTTCAGAGAGATCTTCTGAAGCCTATCTTCTGAATACCAATTTGCAAGTGGAAGATCTTCTGAAATGAAAAGTTTATCTTCAAGATATGATAGAGTGAACTCATCATcaatagttttcttttaagattGAGCCAGGAAAgctgatatgagaaaacagctttTCTCGCCAAACCAATTCTCAAAACGCAGGAGGTTTGGAGATGTGCTCTGAGTTGATGAAATGCCATCAGCAATGAATGGCTTATGAACCCTAGCTATTGGCCCCAAAATCGAACCCAAGTTgctaaggaaaaacaaaattatttattcattttttctctaaaaatgTCACATGgtcaatgatattttaataccAGATGTTGGAAATATTGACGAGagcaaaatattttattgagcaCAAAACTTGCACGCACAGTCTGATTCAACAATTCAAAGTGCATTGAAATAGGCTTGacacaataatattaaatcattaaaagaGAAATGTTCTTATAGCACTTGAATTAATTTCCAACAGTGATAGCATCCATGAACTCGGAGTCATTTCCAATAGCCTGCAAAACCTGGGGCAAAATGCAAACTTCAATATCTATACTCCCTTCTTCAGCTCCTGGAAATATTGTTACCTTCCCATCAAACTTGTTAGCAGGTCCGCTTCTTACTGCAATTGGCCTTCCCCAACCGAAATCATTACCGTAAACATTGAACCTCGGTGAACTGCTTGTGATTAATGCGTTTCTTGTCAAAGTGTTCATTGTTACTAGCTTAGGACTCTTTATTGAAAACTCTAAGTTGTTTCTCACATTGTCTTCTGTGTAGCAGGCAATCATCTTGTTAATCTGGAGGGCTGCGTAGCCAACTCCATGCTCTACTAGCTCTCCTGCTTTCAGATTCACTGTCCCAACCTGAATTGCATTTCCAAAATACTCTTCTGGTATTTTTGGCTGCAATCTTGATCTAATACCAATTTGCAAGTGGAAATTTGGTTCCTGATTAGGATCGAGTTTTCGGTTTCTAATTACGCCTCGCCACAAATGAGCCAAAAGTGACTGGAGAGAGGAGATTTTGTCAATGCCCGCCTCTGCATTTGCTCTTGCTTTGAGCCCTGTAATTTTCTCCTTGCTGAAATGAAAAACTCTTTCTTGCAGCGGTGGTGGAGTGAACTCATCGTCAGTTTTGATGATCGAGATAGGCAACCTGACAGGGCAATATCTTTCGCTGCGAAACCAATGTTCAATGACAGGAGTTCTGGGAACGTGATCAGAACCACGAGCGATTTGAGACCAACAATTGATGAAATTCCAAAATGTCGTTCCATCAGCAACTGTATGGTTCATGGTGCAGCCTATAAAGATTCCATCAACTAGCTCTGTAACTTGAATTGCGACAAGTGGCTGCGAAACACCCTCGTGGTTTTTGATCCCATTTAGAGGGAAAAAAGAGTGAACTATAGGAGGAACGTAGATGGGTTCAAGAACATCAGAAATGGTGACGTTTTCAGCTACAGCGTGAACAAACTGAGCTCCTGCGTTGTTGCAGGAAATGAAAAAACAGGTGGTGTCGTCGTCGTTTTGGAGAGTTGCTAGGCGGCCTGCAAGGGGAAAGAAGAAATCAAGCGTGCGAGAAAGAGAGGTTCTCAAGTGTTGGAGTAAGTTTCTGTCATGCCATGATTTTGGTTTAGGGAAGAGAAGTCCCTTTTGGATGGCTCCAACCAAAAGAAGCTTAAGATCGCTTGAAGTTAACTCAATCCTTTGTATTGATTCCTGGTTAGCTGTGGCCTGAACGATAGTAGTAGAAAAAGATAGAATTCCTGCCATTTTCTCACTCCCTCAGAACAAGCTTCGTTTATATTCAAGAATTTGAACTTGGGAAATGAACCATGTATCTACTTTGGCACTACCATTCATTATCACCGAGTCCTACCAACCTACCCATTACCACTTAATTTGGACccagcaaaaagaaaaaattaattcaaatggTTCTTCAAAATGTTGTCGTGAAGTGGCGTTTGACATGtgacaaataaaataattgtacCTTGTACGAGTCTTTTGGGGGTAAATTGCATCCTTTGTCACCTAACTTTTGGACTTTGGCCTTTGTTCCCAAAAAGTATggtgaattttattttatacttttcctaataacttaacttttaattttttaaagtaaaaatcacttataaaataaaggtttatttttatcaaataccTTTAGAgcaaaaatattctaaaa
The sequence above is drawn from the Ricinus communis isolate WT05 ecotype wild-type chromosome 7, ASM1957865v1, whole genome shotgun sequence genome and encodes:
- the LOC8270738 gene encoding uncharacterized acetyltransferase At3g50280, with product MAGILSFSTTIVQATANQESIQRIELTSSDLKLLLVGAIQKGLLFPKPKSWHDRNLLQHLRTSLSRTLDFFFPLAGRLATLQNDDDTTCFFISCNNAGAQFVHAVAENVTISDVLEPIYVPPIVHSFFPLNGIKNHEGVSQPLVAIQVTELVDGIFIGCTMNHTVADGTTFWNFINCWSQIARGSDHVPRTPVIEHWFRSERYCPVRLPISIIKTDDEFTPPPLQERVFHFSKEKITGLKARANAEAGIDKISSLQSLLAHLWRGVIRNRKLDPNQEPNFHLQIGIRSRLQPKIPEEYFGNAIQVGTVNLKAGELVEHGVGYAALQINKMIACYTEDNVRNNLEFSIKSPKLVTMNTLTRNALITSSSPRFNVYGNDFGWGRPIAVRSGPANKFDGKVTIFPGAEEGSIDIEVCILPQVLQAIGNDSEFMDAITVGN